Proteins encoded together in one Palaemon carinicauda isolate YSFRI2023 chromosome 45, ASM3689809v2, whole genome shotgun sequence window:
- the LOC137634883 gene encoding angiomotin-like, with product MLDQARLVPSAAFVTVAAAAPTAAAAAAPCPFPPTNVAAYPHSAAAAAEEKYQTMQHQVRLLPSAAFVTAAAGAAAASASAASADPRHCPPTNFAARPPSAAAAEKKSYLFVVQ from the exons atgctagaccaagccAGACTtgttccctctgctgcttttgttactgttgctgctgctgctcctactgctgctgctgctgctgctccttgtccttttcctcctactaatgttgctgctTATCCTcattctgctgctgctgctgctgaggagaa gtacCAAACCATGCAacaccaagtcagacttcttccctctgctgcttttgttactgctgctgctggtgccgctgctgcttctgcttctgctgcttctgctgatCCTCGTCATTGTCCTCCTACTAATtttgctgctcgtcctccttctgctgctgctgctgagaagaagtcatacttgttcgttgtgcaataa